The following are encoded together in the Plasmodium knowlesi strain H genome assembly, chromosome: 8 genome:
- a CDS encoding merozoite surface protein MSA180, putative has protein sequence MSRITFLFSLSILFFFFLLPGQNALTIDDDKNKRATLLALLKNTFIDNKGNKKSDDIKGALENIKNMTLQPTDTDKFDKFLDQFLKFFQIYVTFSDKDKRVLHLSGVLNDVYVDVDSLSKENLQKHFDSLYEKGLNLINLIVHSNLVHPKYDETEMHGVDAEEKDHVSDNYAENIKGPAHYEESQEYEEMPEYADHYHYGGNKEDPDDMDYENGEEYDAQKYQDDHYHHDEDYEYEEQDHANHDNHNDHDDHNDHDDHNDHDDHNDHDDHNDHNDHNDHDDHNDHNDHDDEEEKQKIKYVGKKLKNLLAMKNIKLNNNSTGEFKVNFYTNYMNYINTPYVEPPFPFHKDIYEYAEVYSGDKIYPKDHKDDNIYYGGENELIPQHVKGEMQKEALQEGSYHGYKSTMKGMYENIKKRSGKKECKSGWCGKKMAGKYQMMHDNNCNNDENNDGNDHDDHDEDDQLQNELLHQGHGTKKKSKCAHNNKKLHGQNVDDKEITDKAPAEKEKKGIDFSYTYHNPYYMFKLGSSMPTGKGGHLKGGKDDKEEEEEEVDDENGMEKNIEGESGANTFVNTLLELEGYVQPKESEHSELKEDKNTLGQSNKNRPIYKKKEMKSRKMKTKKDIPDEKITEKVKDTMYVKVGQNGTNGFLNFFDFREHSLKKNFEDLLKVMEFLKVFNITETIIFIEKFTQSVCASYCMGITDVLELVNNDMLLYEKMSFHFHKNGMIVTTNSNYEFNGIEFESLLDLLNINKETIPLICPCKSYTNNIISYCQQYKYNMKGYFTQSNNSEYLEKFDAYYLLEDLILLEEKLNDIKKNGKISSDKFVNILDSKDLYTTAYYHNSRYFPPLRTCSASTTAPVINVSDKSAPNLASGFGEKVVDEIGLSKHGSNKAGVATGDKLTYPDVDALNIYYNASPVNLKNIQDVKSVLIDEVKSKIFYINSYRIGNQFFPTYSNQGKDDHDLEIMQSDNSSKMNVEDKTNKRIPKLGHFVVPKLESVQKHSKEENKNACIGGCSDDSSDDCSEDDESHVKHGIVGNSDLIPLKSPPNHEDFYNAKKLQMNLFDHGGNKLNEKEMEEKDGFILKFTSLEKGARANKAPETVEKNSDEGDNQKIDGGVTTGGEDQAETENDEHSVDSLKLLNKMEKTYLHKKKKTISAKYLIYFFKNVHVWKTGEYCQNMNYIDKFLKSINYKEEITFQEHLDQDSVVLQFTSSLKNIYKVDMDYFIFLLQKISLIMYVEDLCEIFQIEEMKQNKKIDKYIENEANIVNFIEKHLMFSHEQYSKKNKYAKELSIISTSNLFSSKKDIILNSQPYNNIVFNEKEIYESLFIYMEDVLTERMMNATWLTPYGFILYKQPSKDLNSYKLKIAQNEFITKFSRSAIDKYMYYEYRKISNNIVQHHVELSPKLGENLAEPKEYKLIIYNDNPSMTNIIITTSINVLNISFLHSLLEIILDIRATQQFFSYKGRFIPINAFIILDEGVNYLFFNYAPNENHINEEA, from the coding sequence ATGTCACGCataactttccttttttcactctccattttattcttttttttccttctccctggGCAAAATGCATTAACAATCGATGatgacaaaaataaaagggctACCCTGCTGGCCCTACTGAAAAACACCTTTATCGATAataaggggaataaaaaatcaGACGACATAAAAGGTGcattggaaaatataaaaaatatgacttTACAGCCCACAGATACAGACAAGTTTGACAAATTTTTGGATcagtttttaaaattttttcagatTTATGTAACTTTCAGTGATAAGGACAAAAGGGTTTTACACCTCTCTGGGGTTTTAAATGATGTGTACGTAGACGTAGATTCCCTCAGCAAGGAAAACCTCCAGAAACATTTTGACAGTCTTTACGAAAAGGGACTCAATTTGATTAATTTAATCGTACACAGTAATTTGGTGCATCCCAAATATGATGAAACGGAGATGCATGGAGTGGATGCTGAAGAGAAGGATCATGTCTCTGATAATTACGCCGAGAATATTAAAGGACCCGCTCACTATGAAGAAAGCCAAGAGTACGAGGAGATGCCTGAATATGCTGATCACTACCACTATGGTGGCAATAAAGAGGACCCAGATGATATGGATTATGAAAATGGTGAAGAGTACGATGCGCAGAAGTATCAGGACGATCATTACCATCACGATGAGGACTACGAATACGAAGAACAGGATCATGCCAACCATGACAACCATAACGACCATGACGACCATAACGACCATGACGACCATAACGACCATGACGACCATAACGACCATGACGACCATAACGACCATAACGACCATAACGACCATGACGACCATAACGACCATAACGACCATGAcgatgaggaagagaaaCAGAAAATCAAATACGTAGGAAAGAAGCTCAAAAATTTGCTAGccatgaaaaatattaaactgAATAACAACTCCACTGGTGAATTTAAAGTGAATTTCTACACGAACTACATGAATTACATAAACACCCCATACGTTGAACCCCCATTTCCCTTTCATAAGGATATCTACGAATACGCCGAGGTCTATTCAGGTGATAAGATCTACCCAAAGGATCACAAGGATGACAACATTTACTATGGCGGTGAGAATGAGCTGATACCACAACatgtaaagggggaaatgcagAAAGAGGCGCTACAGGAAGGGTCATACCATGGATACAAAAGCACAATGAAGGGGATGtacgaaaatattaaaaagaggTCAGGCAAAAAGGAATGTAAAAGCGGATGGTGTGGGAAGAAAATGGCGGGAAAATATCAAATGATGCACGACAACAACTGCAACAATGACGAAAACAACGATGGCAACGATCACGATGACCATGACGAAGATGACCAACTGCAGAATGAGTTACTTCACCAAGGccatggaacaaaaaaaaagtctaaATGTGCCCATAACAATAAAAAACTTCATGGGCAAAACGTGGACGATAAGGAAATAACTGACAAGGCACCagcggaaaaggaaaaaaaaggcatcgACTTTTCTTATACGTATCACAACCCGTATTACATGTTCAAGTTGGGAAGTAGCATGCCAACTGGGAAGGGGGGGCATctgaaagggggaaaggacgataaggaggaggaagaagaagaagtggaTGACGAAAACGGAATGGAGAAGAATATCGAAGGGGAAAGCGGCGCGAACACTTTCGTAAATACACTTCTAGAACTGGAAGGCTATGTACAGCCCAAAGAAAGCGAACACAGCGAACTGAAGGAGGATAAAAATACTCTTGGACAAAGTAACAAAAACAGACccatatacaaaaaaaaagaaatgaagagcagaaaaatgaaaacaaagaAAGACATTCCAGATGAAAAGATAACAGAAAAGGTGAAAGACACCATGTACGTTAAAGTAggacaaaatggaacaaatggattcttaaattttttcgattttagAGAAcattcattaaaaaaaaatttcgaagATCTCTTAAAAGTGATGGAATTCTTAAAGGTATTTAATATAACAGAGACGATTATTTTTATTGAGAAATTCACACAATCTGTGTGTGCATCATACTGCATGGGAATCACAGATGTGTTAGAACTAGTAAATAATGACATGCTATTGTATGAGAAGATGTCTTTCCACTTCCATAAGAATGGTATGATTGTTACGACTAATTCAAATTACGAATTTAATGGCATAGAATTTGAAAGTTTGCTAGATTTgctaaatataaataaagaaacaaTACCTCTTATTTGCCCTTGTAAATCTTACACCAACAATATTATCAGCTACTGTCAGCAGTACAAATACAATATGAAGGGATATTTCACCCAGTCGAATAATTCGGAATACTTGGAAAAGTTCGACGCTTATTATCTGTTGGAGGATTTAATTCTTCTcgaggaaaaattgaatgatattaaaaagaatggaaaaatatcttcAGATAAGTTTGTGAACATTTTGGATAGTAAGGATCTCTACACGACGGCCTACTACCACAACAGCAGgtacttcccccccctcagGACGTGCAGCGCATCTACCACTGCACCTGTAATTAACGTCAGCGATAAAAGCGCACCTAACCTCGCTAGCGGATTTGGAGAAAAGGTGGTTGATGAAATAGGTCTAAGCAAACACGGAAGCAACAAAGCAGGTGTGGCCACTGGTGACAAGCTTACGTACCCGGACGTAGACGCATTAAACATCTACTACAACGCTTCCCCCGTGAACCTGAAAAATATCCAAGATGTTAAGAGCGTGCTCATTGATGAAGTGAAgtcgaaaatattttacataaACTCGTACCGAATAGGAAACCAGTTTTTCCCTACGTACAGCAATCAAGGCAAAGACGATCACGATTTGGAAATTATGCAGTCGGATAattcttcaaaaatgaaTGTGGAAGACAAGACCAATAAACGAATCCCCAAGTTGGGCCACTTCGTGGTGCCCAAGCTGGAGTCTGTGCAGAAGCACTccaaggaggaaaacaaaaatgcatGCATCGGTGGATGTAGCGATGATAGCAGCGATGATTGCAGCGAGGATGATGAATCCCACGTGAAGCATGGAATCGTTGGTAACAGCGACTTGATTCCGTTGAAAAGCCCTCCCAACCACGAAGACTTTTACAACGCGAAAAAGCTCCAGATGAACCTTTTTGACCATGGGGGAAATAAATtgaacgaaaaggaaatggaggaaaaggacGGATTTATTTTGAAGTTCACCTCCTTGGAGAAGGGCGCTCGTGCGAATAAGGCGCCTGAAACAGTTGAGAAGAACTCCGACGAAGGTGACAATCAGAAGATTGATGGAGGTGTTACGACCGGTGGGGAAGACCAAGCGGAAACGGAGAACGACGAACATTCTGTGGACTCCCTTAAACTGctgaacaaaatggaaaaaacgtacttacataagaagaaaaaaacgataaGCGCCAagtatttaatttatttttttaaaaatgtacatgtttGGAAAACGGGCGAGTATTGCCAAAATATGAACTACATAGATAAATTCTTAAAGAGCATTAATtacaaagaagaaataacatTCCAGGAACATCTAGACCAGGACTCTGTAGTGCTCCAGTTCACCTCCAGTTTGAAAAACATATACAAAGTGGACATGGATTACTTCATATTCTTGTTGCAAAAAATCTCACTCATTATGTACGTGGAAGATCTGTGTGAAATTTTCCAGATAGAAGAAatgaagcaaaataaaaaaattgacaaataCATAGAAAACGAAGCAAACATTGTCAACTTTATAGAAAAACACCTTATGTTCTCACATGAACAATATTCgaagaagaataaatatGCAAAGGAATTATCCATAATTTCTACttccaatttattttcttccaaaaAGGATATTATTCTAAATAGTCAGCCATACAACAACATTGTATTTAACGAAAAGGAGATTTATGAATCACTTTTCATTTACATGGAAGATGTGTTAACAGAACGAATGATGAATGCAACGTGGTTGACGCCATATGGATTCATCTTGTACAAGCAGCCTTCAAAAGATTTAAATAGttacaaattaaaaatagcACAAAATGAATTCATCACAAAATTTTCCAGAAGCGCTATAGATAAATACATGTATTATGAGTACAGAAAAATTAGCAACAACATTGTACAGCACCATGTAGAATTAAGCCCCAAATTGGGTGAGAATTTGGCTGAACCCAAGGAATACAAATTAATCATTTATAATGATAATCCATCCATGACTAATATTATAATTACGACCTCTATTAACGTTCtgaatatttccttcttgcATAGCTTGTTAGAGATTATTTTAGACATTAGGGCTACTCAGCAATTCTTTTCCTACAAGGGAAGGTTCATTCCCATAAACGCCTTCATAATTTTGGATGAGGGGGTGAACTATCTCTTCTTTAATTACGCTCCGAATGAAAACCACATCAACGAGGAAGCGTGA
- a CDS encoding male gamete fusion factor HAP2, putative: MKPKWTLQSFVLLLCCAIFGGYKRKDGGRISSFIQVAHSFAKKKVCTSSSDDSTCRMVAFGELDVSNNSVLRLKVLRPDGKGYFLTIRRDYVTILYYLKYMKDIPFKYTEVVDVFNHQKFKRYSEREIKKYTSSCNVRRIEEINTPDGDFPPHFLEYIKGESCSCQSYNLFKDNKDIKRSKLKCIYFNMFFSESANVYSRHCAIMDFSYYAVYDIDYPPIFNTQVDITVQEYSYDDVSSVLNKTYDLVTKEKKYELNDSITEIRDDYFDLWLLLRSEFHGKNTLVNLSNDYILIPSSPINDIDVLASDVTRNCGLQENSLLLKGCNYHGICNVIHPCLRKALMMPKYLFDLSGKTCDKFGVSLNKWRVANGNFCAVPPGHCISVNLQRYYDAHKAAMDSDGASKYKIKNVYASEPQTRIYKSSALPDYLKDKINNNHKKVDVNDLDNKVFYNEQTAAHTQFIEYKFNGNHSVEIKFETSALEVYEIRPISTATITHITTPKDCSSNQSESKDCVLIVHTWNNSTNVGSNFSCHVICTDKDSGNLATHLGPISPVRAFIDANKNYAFYFIIKFLINKEIQTMCKAILRDSNGRECSKEDFLLTSKETVHVVDTILPQVPVEPTIIQHDGEPEPAENSDSDICKCNLEVFCYLFNIQKCVNYYTNRIRNVIRKFAIIAILVILAPALIPLLPFFIKFFFLCLSLALRIYHSLLVAVQGINVRGINDRLNIHRKKSECRKKAKGTASSSSSSIIETSSVSSMCQKSGDANGSFRVNKSTKSGGYKEGRRKKKKKKFGKMGNRTMPGAHSHTDFNQHCGSSSEGNVMYSSQSASSIDLSQSDRSPNRAARAPPYGHARGTFKV; this comes from the exons ATGAAACCCAAGTGGACGCTCCAATCTTTCGTCCTCCTCCTGTGTTGCGCAATTTTTGGAGGTTATAAACGAAAGGACGGAGGCAGAATTTCGTCGTTCATCCAGGTGGCACACTCATTTGCTAAGAAGAAAGTGTGCACATCTTCGTCGGATGATTCAACATGTAGAATGGTTGCGTTTGGGGAATTAGACGTTTCGAACAACTCG GTATTACGACTGAAGGTACTAAGGCCGGATGGAAAAGGATACTTCTTAACTATTCGAAGAGATTACGTTACCATTTTGTATTACCTCAAATATATGAAAGACATTCCCTTCAAATATACAGAAGTTGTGGATGTGTTTAATCATCAAAAGTTTAAAAGGTACTCAGAGAGGGAGATTAAGAAGTATACATCCTCATGCAACGTGCGCAGgatagaagaaataaataccCCAGATGGAGATTTCCCACCTCATTTTCTTGAGTACATAAAGGGGGAATCGTGTTCATGCCAATCATACAACCTCTTCAAGGATAATAAAGATATAAAGAGATCAAAATTAAAGTGCATTTATTTcaacatgtttttttctgaatCGGCAAACGTTTACAGTAGACATTGTGCCATCATGGACTTCTCTTACTATGCTGTGTATGATATAGATTATCCGCCAATATTTAATACCCAAGTTGATATAACTGTGCAGGAATATTCTTATGATGACGTCAGCAGTGTTTTAAATAAAACGTATGATTTAGTtacaaaggaaaagaaatatgaacTGAATGATTCGATAACTGAAATTAGGGATGATTATTTCGACTTGTGGTTACTTCTAAGGAGTGAATTCCATGGGAAAAACACGTTAGTCAATTTATCGAATGATTATATTCTCATCCCTTCTTCCCCTATAAACGACATAGACGTTTTAGCTAGCGATGTTACTAGGAATTGTGGGTTACAAGAAAATTCCCTTCTTCTGAAAGGATGCAATTATCATGGAATATGTAACGTAATTCATCCTTGTCTGAGAAAAGCTCTCATGATGCCTAAGTATCTTTTCGATTTGAGTGGCAAAACATGTGATAAGTTTGGCGTGTCTCTAAATAAATGGAGAGTAGCTAATGGAAACTTCTGTGCTGTCCCCCCCGGACATTGTATTTCTGTAAACCTTCAAAGATATTATGATGCGCACAAAGCAGCTATGGATTCAGATGGGGcttcaaaatataaaattaaaaatgtatatgcatCAGAACCACAGACAAGGATATACAAATCATCCGCTTTGCCTGACTATTTGAAAGACAAAATTAACAATAATCATAAAAAAGTTGATGTCAACGATTTAGATAATAAAGTATTTTACAACGAACAGACAGCTGCACACACACAGTTCATTGAATATAAATTTAATGGAAATCACTCTGTAGAGATTAAATTCGAAACGAGTGCACTGGAGGTGTACGAAATTAGGCCAATTTCCACTGCCACCATTACTCATATTACTACTCCCAAAGATTGTTCATCTAATCAGTCAGAGTCCAAGGATTGTGTTTTAATTGTGCATACTTGGAACAACAGCACGAATGTGGGCTCAAACTTTTCTTGCCATGTGATTTGCACAGATAAGGACAGCGGGAATCTAGCTACTCACCTTGGTCCTATCAGTCCTGTAAGAGCATTCATTGATGCTAACAAGAATTatgccttttattttattatcaaatttttaataaacaAAGAAATACAAACCATGTGTAAGGCAATTCTTCGTGATTCGAATGGAAGAGAGTGCTCCAAGGAAGACTTCCTTTTAACTTCAAAAGAGACTGTGCACGTGGTAGACACAATATTGCCGCAAGTACCAGTCGAACCCACTATAATCCAACATGACGGCGAACCAGAACCTGCTGAAAATTCTGATAGCGATATATGCAAGTGTAACCTTGAGGTTTTCTGCTACCTATTTAACATTCAAAAATGTGTTAATTATTATACAAATCGAATCAGAAATGTCATCAGGAAATTTGCCATAATTGCCATTTTGGTTATCCTCGCACCTGCCTTAATTCCGCTCttaccattttttatcaaattcttcttcctgtGTCTATCCTTAGCCCTTAGAATATACCACTCACTTTTAGTGGCCGTACAAGGCATCAACGTGAGGGGTATCAATGATCGCCTAAACAtccacaggaaaaaaagcgAATGCAGAAAGAAGGCAAAAGGGACCGCCTCctcatcctcctcttccatAATTGAAACGAGCAGTGTCTCTTCCATGTGTCAGAAAAGCGGTGACGCAAATGGCTCTTTCCGTGTGAACAAGTCAACAAAAAGTGGGGGATATAAAgaagggaggagaaaaaaaaaaaaaaaaaaatttggcaaAATGGGTAACAGGACCATGCCAGGGGCACACTCCCACACCGATTTTAACCAACATTGCGGTTCCTCTTCAGAGGGAAATGTAATGTATTCATCGCAATCTGCTAGTTCAATAGACTTAAGTCAATCGGATAGATCTCCTAATCGTGCTGCGCGCGCTCCCCCCTACGGACATGCAAGGGGTACCTTTAAAgtttaa